One genomic window of Cetobacterium somerae ATCC BAA-474 includes the following:
- a CDS encoding type II secretion system protein GspD, whose translation MKYKIFILFIFIYFTNFSMETYPKELDLKDVPIVDLFAHLSKYSKYTMIGDSYVKDIIVDGYFKKGTSIDEILGVMEVTYGLTKIKNGKTLIFRGRKSEDKDMLVGKVFDKNTNKELKGVKIILKKRETIEAYSGTYGEYLIDSIVKGTYFISILSDDYTYNGDFLEIKDGVNKFDFYVERKNLNFPKNIPQEREQKNKKDDIIENISLENLNHEEIEKIIKETFEDKLKVSISSGNNSIVLFGKGDIVYTAKSLIKKLDKRKKQVRVTAEIIDVKENLFEELGFNWAYDTQGKLSDKSSGIYLETLISGTVDGLGEIMGSSINFISKFNSGKDVLDLTLTLLETTQDLTINALPSIILLNGESGVLKMTEEVIVGQDKEENTNNDTVTYTPIFKEAGIILKVLPYIKEDNSVYLDLNLEASDFKLKKSLKPSDINSGTFNADGGSKISRNLQTKVRLKNNDVILIGGLKRKIDQKINSKVPILSEIPAVGILFKSKSSRLEHTDLYIKLKAEVIEEI comes from the coding sequence ATGAAATATAAAATTTTTATATTATTTATTTTCATATATTTTACTAATTTCTCAATGGAAACATATCCAAAGGAGTTAGATTTAAAGGATGTTCCTATTGTAGATTTATTTGCTCATCTTTCAAAATATTCTAAATATACAATGATTGGAGATAGCTATGTAAAAGATATAATAGTTGATGGATATTTTAAAAAGGGGACATCTATAGATGAAATTTTAGGTGTAATGGAAGTAACATATGGACTAACTAAAATAAAAAATGGAAAAACATTAATATTTCGTGGAAGAAAATCAGAAGATAAAGATATGCTTGTTGGAAAGGTATTTGATAAAAATACAAATAAAGAGTTAAAAGGAGTAAAAATAATTTTAAAAAAAAGAGAAACTATTGAAGCTTATTCAGGAACCTATGGAGAATATTTAATAGATAGTATTGTAAAAGGAACTTATTTCATCTCTATTTTATCTGATGATTATACTTATAATGGCGATTTTTTAGAAATAAAGGATGGAGTTAATAAATTTGATTTTTATGTAGAGAGAAAAAATTTAAATTTCCCTAAAAATATCCCTCAAGAAAGGGAACAAAAAAACAAAAAAGATGATATAATAGAAAATATTTCATTGGAAAATTTAAATCATGAAGAGATTGAAAAAATAATAAAAGAAACTTTTGAAGATAAATTAAAAGTTTCAATCAGTTCTGGAAATAATTCTATAGTACTTTTTGGAAAAGGTGATATAGTTTATACTGCAAAAAGTTTAATAAAGAAATTAGATAAAAGAAAAAAGCAAGTTAGAGTTACTGCAGAGATAATTGATGTAAAAGAAAATCTTTTTGAAGAGCTTGGTTTTAATTGGGCATATGATACTCAAGGAAAATTATCTGATAAAAGTAGCGGTATATATTTAGAAACACTTATATCTGGGACAGTAGATGGTTTAGGTGAAATAATGGGAAGTTCTATAAATTTTATAAGTAAATTTAACAGTGGAAAAGATGTTTTAGACCTAACTTTGACTTTATTAGAAACAACTCAAGATTTAACAATAAATGCGTTACCATCGATAATATTATTAAATGGTGAATCTGGAGTTTTAAAAATGACAGAAGAAGTTATTGTTGGTCAAGATAAAGAGGAAAACACGAATAATGATACTGTTACATATACCCCTATATTTAAAGAAGCTGGAATTATATTGAAAGTTTTACCGTACATAAAAGAAGATAATAGTGTTTATTTAGATTTAAATTTAGAAGCGAGTGATTTTAAACTAAAAAAATCTTTAAAACCTAGCGATATTAATTCTGGAACATTTAATGCAGATGGAGGTTCTAAAATATCTAGAAATCTTCAAACAAAAGTTAGATTAAAAAATAATGATGTAATTTTAATAGGTGGTTTAAAAAGAAAAATAGATCAAAAAATTAATAGTAAGGTTCCTATTTTAAGTGAAATTCCAGCTGTAGGAATTTTATTTAAGAGTAAATCAAGTAGATTAGAACATACAGATTTATACATAAAATTAAAAGCTGAAGTAATAGAGGAGATTTAA
- the rfaE1 gene encoding D-glycero-beta-D-manno-heptose-7-phosphate kinase: MEKSRLEEILKSFQNLKVAVVGDMMLDDYLIGSVERISPEAPVPVVSIKEERFVLGGAANVVNNLSTLGAKAVCFGVVGEDFDGDRLIKELEKKSIETMGIVRSDDRPTIVKRRIIGGNQQLLRLDWEDARPITENLEETLLKQIEKQIDGLDAIILSDYDKGVLTPKVVKKIISLCKERGIIVTVDPKPKNALNYIGATSMTPNRKEAIECLGKKSFDNIIEVGKELKEKLELDNLLLTRSEEGMSLFQNNEVINIPTYAKEVFDVTGAGDTVISVFTLASAAGVTLHEAAKIANTAAGVVVGKMGTSTVTTEEILDFYNRIYNEWK; encoded by the coding sequence ATGGAAAAAAGTAGATTAGAAGAGATACTTAAAAGTTTTCAAAATTTAAAAGTAGCAGTAGTTGGAGATATGATGTTAGATGATTATTTAATTGGATCAGTTGAAAGAATTTCTCCAGAAGCACCAGTACCAGTAGTTTCAATAAAAGAGGAAAGATTTGTATTAGGTGGAGCAGCAAACGTAGTTAATAATCTATCAACATTAGGAGCTAAAGCAGTTTGTTTTGGAGTCGTTGGAGAAGATTTTGATGGAGATAGATTAATAAAAGAGTTAGAAAAAAAATCAATAGAAACAATGGGAATTGTAAGAAGTGATGATAGACCAACTATTGTAAAAAGAAGAATAATAGGTGGAAATCAACAACTTTTAAGATTAGATTGGGAAGATGCAAGACCAATTACTGAAAATCTAGAGGAAACTTTATTAAAGCAAATAGAGAAACAAATTGATGGTTTAGACGCAATAATTTTATCTGATTATGACAAAGGAGTTTTAACACCAAAAGTTGTAAAAAAGATAATATCATTATGTAAAGAAAGAGGGATAATAGTAACTGTTGACCCAAAACCTAAAAATGCTTTAAATTATATTGGAGCTACATCAATGACACCAAATAGAAAGGAAGCTATTGAGTGTTTAGGTAAAAAAAGTTTCGATAATATAATTGAGGTTGGAAAAGAGTTAAAAGAAAAATTAGAATTAGATAATCTTCTTTTAACAAGAAGTGAAGAGGGAATGAGTTTATTTCAAAATAATGAGGTAATAAATATTCCAACATATGCAAAAGAGGTATTTGATGTAACAGGTGCAGGAGATACAGTTATATCTGTATTTACGCTAGCTAGTGCAGCAGGTGTAACATTACACGAAGCTGCTAAGATAGCAAATACTGCAGCAGGTGTAGTGGTAGGAAAAATGGGAACATCAACAGTTACAACTGAAGAGATTTTAGATTTTTACAATAGAATTTATAATGAGTGGAAGTAG
- the ispF gene encoding 2-C-methyl-D-erythritol 2,4-cyclodiphosphate synthase, with the protein MLRIGNGYDVHRLVEGRKLILGGVEIPHLKGVLGHSDGDVLIHAIMDALLGALALGDIGQHFPDTSNEYKDIDSMILLERVFSLIKERGYGIINLDCIIVAQQPKLKPYLDEMRNRVSKVLETEISNISIKATTEEKLGFTGNEEGIKSYCVVLLQKK; encoded by the coding sequence ATGTTGAGAATTGGAAATGGTTATGATGTTCACAGATTAGTAGAAGGAAGAAAATTAATTTTAGGTGGAGTAGAGATACCCCACCTAAAAGGTGTTTTAGGTCATTCAGATGGTGATGTGTTAATTCACGCTATAATGGATGCTCTTTTAGGAGCTTTAGCTTTAGGAGATATAGGTCAGCATTTTCCAGATACATCAAATGAATATAAAGATATAGACAGTATGATTCTTTTAGAAAGAGTATTTAGCTTAATTAAAGAAAGAGGATACGGAATTATAAATTTAGATTGTATAATTGTTGCTCAACAACCTAAATTAAAACCTTATTTAGATGAGATGAGAAACAGAGTTTCTAAAGTACTAGAAACTGAAATTTCAAATATTAGTATAAAAGCTACTACAGAAGAGAAACTAGGATTTACAGGCAATGAGGAAGGAATAAAATCTTATTGTGTTGTTCTTTTACAAAAAAAATAA
- a CDS encoding S-layer homology domain-containing protein: MKKIIVIYFTLIALAYGQGKELIFEDVPKNHWAYKAIQNLVNEGVISEESFLFKGEFPVSRYSFAEGLNRAFNTLNEKKANRGDLVILESLVYEFSRELTKIGFDTDLFNGKIENMRVDIEVIRQKNDETQKQVNELRKRIEVLEKNVGI; the protein is encoded by the coding sequence ATGAAGAAAATAATTGTGATATACTTTACACTGATAGCATTAGCATATGGACAAGGAAAAGAACTTATATTCGAAGATGTTCCTAAAAATCATTGGGCATACAAAGCGATTCAAAATCTTGTAAATGAGGGAGTTATATCAGAAGAAAGTTTTTTGTTTAAAGGAGAGTTTCCTGTTTCAAGGTATAGTTTTGCAGAAGGATTAAATAGAGCTTTCAATACATTGAATGAAAAAAAAGCTAATAGAGGTGATTTAGTTATTTTAGAAAGTTTAGTTTATGAATTTTCTAGAGAGCTAACAAAAATTGGTTTTGATACAGATTTATTTAATGGAAAAATAGAAAATATGAGAGTTGATATTGAAGTGATTCGACAAAAAAATGATGAAACTCAAAAACAAGTAAATGAATTACGAAAGAGAATAGAAGTTTTAGAAAAAAATGTAGGTATCTAA
- a CDS encoding glucose-6-phosphate isomerase: protein MKKLSFDYSNALGFFKENELSLMEAQCKLATETLMNGVGAGNDFLGWIDLPTNYDKVEFNRIKDAAEKIKNDSEVLIVIGIGGSYLGARAAIEFLSHTFYNNQPKSKRKGPEIYFAGQNISGKYINDLLEIIGDRDYSVNVISKSGTTTEPAIAFRVFKKHLEEKYGVEGARKRIYATTDASKGALKKLATDEGYETFVVPDNVGGRFSVLTAVGLLPIAAAGINIDELMAGARDAQEDYKAPYENNDCLKYATIRNILNRKGKDVEMLINYEPRLHYIGEWWKQLFGESEGKDGKGLLPAAADFSTDLHSMGQFIQDGKRILIETLVNIETPECDMIIEADKLDLDGLNYLAGKGMDFVNKKAAQGTVLAHVDGGVPNLIVNLPEATPYHLGYMFYFFEKACGVSGYLLGVNPFDQPGVEAYKANMFALLGKKGFEKQAEELNKRLKK, encoded by the coding sequence ATGAAAAAGTTATCATTTGATTATTCAAATGCACTAGGATTTTTTAAGGAAAATGAATTATCGTTAATGGAAGCTCAATGTAAACTTGCTACAGAAACTTTAATGAATGGAGTAGGAGCAGGAAATGATTTTTTAGGTTGGATTGATTTGCCAACTAATTATGACAAAGTAGAGTTTAATAGAATAAAAGATGCAGCAGAAAAAATAAAAAATGATTCAGAAGTTTTAATAGTTATAGGTATTGGAGGTTCTTATTTAGGGGCTAGAGCAGCTATTGAATTTTTATCGCATACTTTTTATAATAATCAACCGAAATCAAAAAGAAAAGGACCTGAGATCTATTTTGCAGGACAAAATATTTCAGGAAAATATATAAATGATTTATTAGAAATAATTGGAGATAGAGATTATTCTGTTAATGTTATTTCAAAATCAGGAACAACAACAGAACCTGCTATTGCTTTTAGAGTATTTAAAAAGCATTTAGAGGAAAAGTATGGTGTTGAAGGTGCAAGAAAAAGAATATATGCAACAACAGATGCAAGCAAAGGTGCACTTAAAAAGTTAGCAACAGATGAAGGGTACGAAACATTTGTTGTACCTGATAATGTAGGAGGAAGATTTTCTGTTTTAACAGCAGTTGGATTATTACCAATTGCAGCAGCAGGAATTAATATAGACGAGTTAATGGCTGGAGCAAGAGATGCTCAAGAGGATTATAAAGCTCCTTATGAGAATAATGATTGTTTAAAATATGCAACAATAAGAAATATCTTAAATAGAAAAGGTAAAGATGTAGAGATGTTGATAAACTATGAACCAAGATTACATTATATTGGTGAATGGTGGAAACAATTATTTGGAGAGTCAGAAGGTAAAGATGGAAAAGGATTATTACCTGCAGCAGCAGATTTTTCAACAGATTTACACTCTATGGGACAATTTATACAAGATGGTAAAAGAATTTTAATAGAGACATTAGTAAATATAGAAACACCTGAATGCGATATGATAATAGAAGCTGATAAATTAGATTTAGATGGATTAAACTATTTAGCAGGAAAAGGAATGGATTTTGTAAATAAAAAAGCAGCTCAAGGTACAGTTTTAGCTCACGTAGATGGAGGAGTACCTAATTTAATAGTAAACTTACCAGAAGCAACACCATATCATTTAGGATATATGTTCTATTTCTTTGAAAAAGCTTGTGGAGTAAGTGGATATTTACTTGGAGTAAATCCATTTGATCAACCTGGAGTAGAAGCATATAAAGCTAATATGTTTGCTTTATTAGGAAAAAAAGGGTTTGAAAAGCAAGCTGAAGAATTAAATAAGAGATTAAAAAAGTAA